The Setaria italica strain Yugu1 chromosome IX, Setaria_italica_v2.0, whole genome shotgun sequence genome has a window encoding:
- the LOC101761074 gene encoding pentatricopeptide repeat-containing protein At1g77360, mitochondrial, translating into MGGLRHTWLEARKVFVRMLSSGGAASVSGEVLVDALVPAKRLCKLIISCRKASALEHELDHSGFRVTPEVAERVLERLDNAGMLAYRFFEWARRQKRGGCAHTVRSFHTVVASLAKIRQYQLMWDVVAIMRKEGVANVETFCIIMRKYARAQKFDEAVYTFNVMEKYGVAPNLAAFNSLLCALCKSKNVRKAQEIFDKMNNRFTPDAKTYSILLEGWGRAPNLPKMREVYNEMLESGCQPDIVTYGIMVDALCKAGRIEEAVLVVHDMSSRGCQPTTFIYSVLVHTYGVEMRIEDAVATFLDMEKDGIVPDVVVYNALVTAFCKVKKFDNAFRVMDDMEGHGITPNSRTWNIILNTLISHGKDDEAYRVFRSMIKRCQPDSDTYTMMIKMFCENDKIEMALKVWKYMRLKQFLPSMHTFSVLINGLCDKGEVSQACVLLEDMIEKGIRPPGSTFGKLRQLLLKEGRKDVLDFLVEKMKILIQEPLFD; encoded by the coding sequence ATGGGTGGACTCCGCCACACCTGGTTGGAGGCACGCAAGGTGTTCGTAAGAATGCTTAGCAGTGGAGGCGCGGCCAGCGTTAGTGGCGAGGTTCTGGTGGATGCATTAGTCCCAGCCAAGCGCCTCTGCAAGCTCATCATCTCCTGCCGGAAGGCCTCGGCTCTGGAGCACGAGCTCGACCACAGCGGCTTCCGCGTCACACCGGAGGTCGCGGAGCGTGTCTTGGAGCGCCTTGACAATGCTGGCATGCTTGCGTACCGCTTCTTTGAATGGGCACGGAGGCAGAAGCGCGGTGGGTGCGCGCACACCGTGCGCTCCTTCCACACGGTGGTCGCGTCCCTCGCCAAGATCAGGCAGTACCAGCTCATGTGGGACGTCGTGGCCATCATGCGCAAGGAGGGCGTGGCCAATGTCGAGACGTTCTGCATCATCATGCGCAAATATGCCCGGGCACAGAAGTTCGATGAGGCTGTTTACACGTTCAATGTCATGGAGAAGTACGGTGTTGCCCCCAACCTCGCTGCCTTCAACAGCTTGCTTTGTGCGCTGTGCAAATCTAAGAATGTGCGCAAGGCCCAGGAGATCTTTGACAAGATGAATAATCGGTTCACTCCTGATGCCAAGACCTATAGCATCTTGCTTGAGGGCTGGGGGAGAGCACCAAACCTCCCAAAGATGCGGGAGGTCTACAATGAGATGCTTGAATCTGGTTGCCAACCTGACATCGTCACATATGGTATCATGGTTGATGCACTCTGCAAGGCGGGCAGGATTGAGGAGGCTGTCCTTGTTGTGCATGACATGAGCTCCAGGGGATGCCAACCGACGACCTTCATATACAGTGTCTTAGTGCATACGTATGGAGTTGAGATGAGGATCGAGGATGCTGTTGCAACATTTTTGGATATGGAGAAGGATGGAATTGTGCCTGATGTTGTTGTGTACAACGCGCTCGTCACTGCCTTCTGCAAAGTGAAGAAGTTTGACAATGCCTTTCGAGTCATGGATGACATGGAAGGCCATGGAATCACACCGAATTCAAGGACCTGGAACATCATCCTAAATACTCTGATTAGCCATGGGAAGGATGATGAGGCATACAGGGTCTTCCGCAGCATGATTAAACGCTGCCAACCGGACTCTGATACTTACACCATGATGATAAAGATGTTCTGTGAGAATGATAAAATAGAGATGGCACTGAAGGTATGGAAGTACATGAGGTTGAAGCAGTTTCTTCCAAGCATGCACACATTCTCCGTGCTGATCAATGGTCTGTGTGACAAGGGTGAGGTTAGCCAAGCTTGTGTCCTGCTTGAAGATATGATAGAGAAGGGCATTAGACCTCCTGGTTCGACATTTGGCAAGCTGAGGCAGCTGCTTttgaaagaaggaaggaaggatgtGCTTGACTTTCTTGTTGAGAAAATGAAGATCCTCATTCAAGAACCTTTGTTTGATTGA
- the LOC101760671 gene encoding subtilisin-like protease SBT1.7, producing MWRHGERCVILAVAAAALLVAAAAAGRDGRQTYIVHMSHSAMPNDFVEHGEWYAASLQAVSEAATVLYTYDTLVHGYSARLTRAEAEALESQPGVLIVNPEVRYELHTTRTPEFLGLDGTDALFPQSSTGSDVIIGVLDTGVWPERPSYDDTGFGPVPAGWKGECEKGNDFNASSCNKKLIGARFFLTGYEAAKGPVDTSKESRSPRDNDGHGTHTSSTAAGGAVQGADLLGYAAGTAKGMAPRARVATYKVCWTGGCFSSDILKAMEAAVTDGVDVLSLSLGGGTADYYRDSIAVGAFSAMEKGIFVSCSAGNAGPGAATLSNGAPWITTVGAGTIDRDFPAHVTLGNGKNYTGVSLYSGKPLSTTPVPLIYAGNASNSSMGQLCMSGSLIPEKVAGKIVLCDRGTNARVQKGFIVKDVGGAGMILANTAANGEELVADAHILPGSGVGEKAGNAIRDYAMSDPKATATIVFAGTKVGIQPSPVVAAFSSRGPNTVTPSVLKPDIIAPGVNILAAWSGSVGPSGIPGDSRRVGFNIISGTSMSCPHVSGLAALLRAAHPEWSPAAIRSALMTTAYNEYPNGDGILDVATGRPATPLDVGAGHVDPAKAVDPGLVYDLTTADYVDFLCAINYGPMQIATLTKRSSDGCVANRTYAESALNYPSFAVAFPAAGGTVKHTRTVTNVGQPGTYKVTASAAAGSTAVKVSVEPSTLSFSKAGEKLSYTVSFTAPAMASGTNGFGRLVWSSDHHVVASPIAATWN from the coding sequence tggcggcggccgcggccgggcgGGACGGCCGGCAGACGTACATCGTGCATATGTCCCACTCGGCCATGCCGAATGATTTCGTGGAGCATGGCGAATGGTACGCGGCGTCGCTGCAGGCGGTGTCGGAGGCGGCCACCGTGCTCTACACCTACGACACCCTCGTCCACGGCTACTCGGCGCGGCTGAcgcgcgccgaggccgaggcgctGGAGTCGCAGCCCGGCGTCCTCATCGTCAACCCGGAGGTGCGGTACGAGCTGCACACCACCCGGACGCCGGAGTTCCTGGGGCTGGACGGCACGGACGCGCTGTTCCCGCAATCGAGCACCGGGAGCGACGTCATCATCGGGGTGCTCGACACCGGCGTGTGGCCGGAGAGGCCGAGCTACGACGACACGGGGTTCGGCCCCGTGCCGGCGGGCTGGAAGGGCGAGTGCGAGAAGGGGAACGACTTCAACGCCTCCTCCTGCAACAAGAAGCTCATCGGCGCGAGGTTCTTCCTGACGGGCTACGAGGCGGCCAAGGGCCCCGTGGACACGTCCAAGGAGTCGCGGTCGCCGAGGGACAACGACGGCCACGGGACGCACACCTCgagcacggcggccggcggcgccgtccagGGCGCGGACCTGCTCGGGTACGCGGCCGGGACGGCCAAGGGCATGGCGCCCCGCGCGCGCGTCGCGACGTACAAGGTGTGCTGGACGGGCGGGTGCTTCAGCTCCGATATCCTCAAGGCCATGGAGGCCGCGGTGACCGACGGCGTCGACgtgctctccctctccctcggcggcggcaccgcggACTACTACCGCGACAGCATCGCGGTGGGCGCCTTCAGCGCCATGGAGAAGGGGATCTTTGTGTCCTGCTCGGCAGGCAATGCCGGCCCGGGGGCGGCGACGCTGTCGAACGGCGCGCCGTGGATCACCACCGTTGGCGCGGGGACCATCGACCGCGACTTCCCCGCCCATGTCACCCTCGGCAACGGCAAGAACTACACCGGCGTGTCCCTGTACAGCGGCAAGCCACTGTCCACCACGCCGGTGCCGTTGATCTACGCCGGGAACGCGTCGAACAGCAGTATGGGCCAGCTCTGCATGTCCGGCAGCCTCATCCCGGAGAAGGTCGCCGGCAAGATCGTCCTTTGCGACCGCGGCACCAATGCTAGGGTCCAGAAGGGCTTCATCGTCAaggacgtcggcggcgccggcatgATTCTCGCCAACACCGCCGCGAACGGCGAGGAGCTCGTGGCAGACGCGCACATTCTCCCGGGCTCCGGCGTGGGGGAGAAAGCCGGCAACGCCATTAGAGACTACGCCATGTCCGATCCGAAGGCGACGGCGACCATTGTGTTCGCCGGCACGAAGGTCGGCATCCAGCCGTCTCCCGTGGTCGCGGCCTTCTCGTCGCGGGGGCCGAACACCGTGACGCCCAGCGTCCTGAAGCCGGACATCATCGCGCCCGGCGTGAACATCCTCGCGGCCTGGTCGGGCTCCGTCGGCCCCTCGGGGATCCCCGGCGACAGCCGCCGCGTCGGTTTCAACATCATCTCCGGCACCTCCATGTCGTGCCCGCACGTGAGCGGCCTCGCGGCGCTGCTCCGCGCGGCGCACCCGGAGTGGAGCCCGGCAGCGATCCGCTCGGCGCTGATGACGACGGCGTACAACGAGTACCCCAACGGCGACGGCATCCTGGACGTGGCCACGGGCCGCCCCGCGACGCCGCTGGACGTGGGCGCCGGCCACGTCGACCCCGCCAAGGCCGTCGACCCGGGCCTGGTGTACGACCTCACCACCGCCGACTACGTCGACTTCCTGTGCGCCATCAACTACGGCCCGATGCAGATCGCGACGCTGACGAAGCGGTCCTCCGACGGGTGCGTCGCCAACCGCACGTACGCGGAGTCCGCGCTCAACTACCCGTCCTTCGCCGTGGcgttccccgccgccggcggcacggTGAAGCACACCCGCACGGTGACAAACGTTGGGCAGCCCGGAACGTACAAGGTgaccgccagcgccgccgccggcagcaccgCGGTGAAGGTGTCCGTGGAGCCGTCGACGCTGAGCTTCAGCAAGGCCGGCGAGAAGCTGAGCTACACGGTGAGCTtcacggcgccggcgatggcgtcgggCACCAACGGGTTCGGCCGGCTCGTCTGGTCCAGCGACCACCACGTGGTCGCCAGCCCGATCGCGGCGACATGGAACTAA
- the LOC101761593 gene encoding protein arginine N-methyltransferase 2, giving the protein MGGNSTARPKKMAAAPESKEGKSPEELLCAAAKSGDEDEVARLLASGADATHFDAAGLTPLMHAAAGGHAAVARLLLECGAPWNALSPSGLSAGDLASEPDTYDLLLDHALRSELILGTVARRQAAPANASDSAPAESYLESRVSFSEERVMDAESKAVMMAWERPLMEAHARAVCQGGGKVLNIGFGMGLVDEAIQRYEPEEHTIVEAHPEVYARMLKLGWGEKKNVRIVFGRWQDVMPQLGSYDGIFFDTYGEYYEDMREFHQHLPKLLKPGGIYSYFNGLCGDNAFFHVVYCQLVALELANLGYSTQFIPLPVKDCLADEVWKGVKQKYWQLDTYHLPVCQSESEAE; this is encoded by the exons ATGGGGGGGAACTCAACTGCTCGACCCAAAaaaatggcggcggcgccggagagcAAGGAGGGCAAGTCGCCGGAGGAGCTGCTCTGCGCGGCGGCGAAGTCTGGTGACGAGGATGAAGTCGCTAGACTCCTTGCTTCAGGAGCTGACGCGACCCACTTTGATGCCGCCGGCTTGACCCCCCTCATGCACGCGGCCGCGGGGGGGCACGCCGCCGTtgcgcgcctcctcctcgagtGCGGTGCGCCATGGAACGCGCTCTCCCCCTCGGGCCTCTCCGCGGGGGACCTCGCATCCGAGCCCGACACCTACGACCTCCTCCTCGACCACGCGCTCCGCTCCGAGCTCATCCTCGGTACCGTCGCGCGACGACAGGCGGCCCCTGCGAACGCCTCCGACAGCGCCCCCGCTGAGAGCTACCTCGAATCCAGGGTCTCGTTCAGCGAGGAGAGGGTGATGGACGCGGAGAGCAAGGCGGTGATGATGGCGTGGGAGCGGCCGCTGATGGAGGCGCACGCGCGGGCGGTGTGCCAAGGCGGCGGCAAGGTGCTCAACATTGGGTTCGGGATGGGGCTCGTGGACGAGGCGATACAGCGGTACGAGCCCGAGGAGCACACCATCGTCGAGGCCCACCCAGAGGTGTACGCGCGGATGCTCAAGCTCGGGTGGGGCGAGAAGAAGAACGTCAGGATCGTGTTCGGGAGATGGCAGGACGTGATGCCGCAGCTCGGATCTTATGATG GTATATTTTTTGACACTTATGGGGAATACTACGAGGACATGAGGGAATTCCACCAACACCTTCCTAAGCTACTGAAGCCTGGAGGTATCTACTCATACTTCAACGGCCTCTGCGGCGACAACGCGTTCTTCCACGTGGTGTATTGCCAGCTCGTCGCATTGGAGCTGGCGAACCTGGGGTATTCGACGCAGTTCATCCCTCTCCCCGTGAAAGATTGCCTGGCCGATGAAGTCTGGAAGGGCGTGAAGCAGAAGTACTGGCAGCTGGACACCTACCACCTCCCCGTTTGCCAGTCGGAGTCAGAGGCTGAGTGA